CGCGACCGCGTGCGCGCGGCGCTGGTCAATTCGCGTTTCGAATTTCCCGCCCGCCGCATCACCGTCAACCTCGCTCCGGCCGAGCTGCGCAAGGAGAGCGGGCGCTTCGATCTGCCGATCGCGCTCGGCATCCTCGCCGCCTCCCGGCAAATCGAGACCGCGGAATTCGGCAACTATGAATTTGCCGGCGAGCTCTCCCTGACCGGCGCCTTGCGCCCGGTTCGCGGCGCGCTGGCGATGACCTGGCGCGCGGCGCAGGACGGGCGCGCCTTCGTCCTGCCGCTGCGCAGCGCCGATGAGGCGGCGCTCGTCGACGGCGCCAATATCTATCAGGCCGGCTCGCTCCTCGACGTGTGCGCGCATCTCGCCGGCCGGCAACCTCTCGCGCGCCCGGAGGCCCAGCCGGCGCTGGCCGCGCCGGCGTATCCCGACCTCGCCGAGGTGAAAGGCCAGGCGCACGCCAAGCGCGCGCTCGAGGTCGCCGCGGCCGGCGGCCACAGTGTGCTCATGGTCGGTCCTCCGGGAACGGGGAAATCGATGCTGGCGGCGCGCTTTCCCGGGCTGTTGCCGCCGATGAGCAGCGCCGAGGCGCTTGAGTCCGGCGCGCTTGCTTCGCTGGGGTCGGCCGGATTCCGGCCCGAGCACTGGAAACAGCGCCCGTTTCGCGCGCCCCACCATTCCGCCTCGATGGTGGCGCTGGTCGGCGGCGGCAGCGACCCGCGCCCGGGCGAGATTTCCCTGGCGCACAACGGCGTGCTGTTCCTCGACGAGCTGCCGGAGTTCGACCGCAGAGTGCTGGAGGCGCTGCGCGAGCCGCTCGAGTCCGGGCGCGTCGCGGTGTCGCGGGCGGCGCGCCAGGCGGAGTATCCGGCGCGCTTCCAGCTGATCGCGGCGATGAATCCCTGCGCCTGCGGCTACCTCGGCCACTTCAGCGGCCGCTGCCGCTGCACGCCCGACCAGATCGCGCGCTACCGGGGCAAGATATCCGGACCGCTGCTCGACCGTATCGACATTCAGATCGAAGTGCCGACGCTGCGCGAGGAAGAACTAGTCTGCGCGAGCCGCGGCGAAAGCTCGCAGCAGGTGCGCGAACGCGCCGAGGCGGCGCGGGCGCGGCAGGCCGAGCGCCAAGGCAAGCTCAACAGCCGGCTCGGCCCGCGCGAGCTGGAAGGATTCTGCCCCGCCGAAGACGCCGCCCGGGCGCTGCTGAAGCAGGCGATCGCGCGGCTCAACCTGTCGGCCCGCGCCTATCACCGCGTGCTCAAGCTCGCCCGCACCGTCGCCGATCTCGCCGGCCGGGACACGATCGGCGTCGCGCACATGGCCGAAGCCATTCAGTATCGCCGCTTCGACGCCTCGCCCTGAATCGCCCGCGCGGGCGATTGTTGCATTCATAAGACCGTAACGAAGCTCCGTCGGCGGATTATTTCTGCGGTGCAAGCCCGCCTGAAATATGCGCGTCATGGTGACCCCTTAGCTTGGGCGCGTCTTACCTCGCAACCGCCCAACCCACTACGGAGATCTCCATGCACTTCCGAAGGAACTTGATTTCGACGCTGCTCGCCGCGCCGCTTGCGCTCGGCGGCGCAAGCGCGCTGGCGCAGCACCTGACTCACGTGCCGAGCGCCAATCCCTGGACTGTCGGCGTGAGCTCGCCCACCGTCCTCTCGCCGGAGCTGGCGCAGATCGTCGCGGCGCAGGGCTCCATGCTGGTTGAAAACCCCACCGACTCCGCCAAGTACTACGGCTATCTCAACGACCGGCCGAACCTGATCCCCGCGCTCGGCAGCAACATCGAAGCGAGCAAGACCGAGCCGGACAAGAATACGTATCTGGTGATCCACGGCCTGAAAGGCGCCGATCCCGCCTACGACTACGGCTCCCACTTCCTGTTCCAAGGGCACGAGCTCGGGGCGGGAATCATCACCCGCGTCAACCTTGACGCGGACGTCGCGCATCGCGTCACCGTGGTGGCGACCCGCGAAGCGAACGGTACCCCGCTCCCGGTATTCGACGGCTCGACCTGGTATCCGTTCTCCGGGCGGCTGCTCTTCAGCCAGGAAGGTAACGGCACCAGCACCGGCGGCATCTGGCAGGCGACCCTGGATGTCCCCTCGGCGGTGGACAATCTCCAGGGGATCATGGGTCGCGGCGGCTACGAGGGCATTCAAGCCGATCCGGACGGCAACATCTGGCTGGTCGAGGACATCGGCGGCACGACCATCAGCGGCGCGAAGCAGCCGAACAGCTTCGTCTATCGCTTTGTCCCGAAGCACAGGTTTGATCTGAAGCAGGGCGGGAAGCTGCAGGTGCTGCAGGTGATTTCGCTCCGCTCCGGGCTGCCGATCACCTTCAAGCCGGCGCCCATCACGCTCGCCGACATCCTGTCCGACGACATCAAGGACCTGCACACCTACGGCAAGGTGTTCGACACCAAGTGGGTGACGGTCCACGACACGGACACCGACGGTACGGCAGCGTTCAACGCGAATGCGCTGGCGAAGACAAAAGGCGGCACGCCGTTCAAGCGGCCGGAAAATGCCCAATTCCGCCCGGGCAGCCACTTCCGCGAGTTCTTCTTCGACGAGACCGGCGATACCAGCGCGACTTCGGCCGCGACACCGGATCACGGAGGTTTCGGCGGGGTGATGAAGCTCACTCAGTGGGG
The sequence above is drawn from the Candidatus Sulfotelmatobacter sp. genome and encodes:
- a CDS encoding YifB family Mg chelatase-like AAA ATPase; its protein translation is RDRVRAALVNSRFEFPARRITVNLAPAELRKESGRFDLPIALGILAASRQIETAEFGNYEFAGELSLTGALRPVRGALAMTWRAAQDGRAFVLPLRSADEAALVDGANIYQAGSLLDVCAHLAGRQPLARPEAQPALAAPAYPDLAEVKGQAHAKRALEVAAAGGHSVLMVGPPGTGKSMLAARFPGLLPPMSSAEALESGALASLGSAGFRPEHWKQRPFRAPHHSASMVALVGGGSDPRPGEISLAHNGVLFLDELPEFDRRVLEALREPLESGRVAVSRAARQAEYPARFQLIAAMNPCACGYLGHFSGRCRCTPDQIARYRGKISGPLLDRIDIQIEVPTLREEELVCASRGESSQQVRERAEAARARQAERQGKLNSRLGPRELEGFCPAEDAARALLKQAIARLNLSARAYHRVLKLARTVADLAGRDTIGVAHMAEAIQYRRFDASP
- a CDS encoding alkaline phosphatase PhoX; amino-acid sequence: MHFRRNLISTLLAAPLALGGASALAQHLTHVPSANPWTVGVSSPTVLSPELAQIVAAQGSMLVENPTDSAKYYGYLNDRPNLIPALGSNIEASKTEPDKNTYLVIHGLKGADPAYDYGSHFLFQGHELGAGIITRVNLDADVAHRVTVVATREANGTPLPVFDGSTWYPFSGRLLFSQEGNGTSTGGIWQATLDVPSAVDNLQGIMGRGGYEGIQADPDGNIWLVEDIGGTTISGAKQPNSFVYRFVPKHRFDLKQGGKLQVLQVISLRSGLPITFKPAPITLADILSDDIKDLHTYGKVFDTKWVTVHDTDTDGTAAFNANALAKTKGGTPFKRPENAQFRPGSHFREFFFDETGDTSATSAATPDHGGFGGVMKLTQWGPSAGSGKLTLFFKGDLEHNAFDNVAFWDENRVVFVEDRGDGLHAPANALDSGWMLDVRKDYSNPANKPVRIIAEGRDPSATIDSGLAGTSGFQNEGDNELTGIHVSDGDPTVHGLLGAKIPSPFKDGWRVFYTAQHGDNVTWEIIRAPKRDGDRDDDDDDGHDRR